The following are encoded together in the Methylorubrum sp. B1-46 genome:
- a CDS encoding alanine--glyoxylate aminotransferase family protein, producing MTSRTGRHFLHIPGPSPVPERVLRAMDRQVIDHRGPEFGALGREVLEGCRTIFRTKGPVVIYPGSGTGAWEATIVNTLSSGDRVLMFETGHFATLWRQMAARWGIEVEFVPGDWRHGVDPALVEAKLAEDRAHAFKAVMVVHNETSTGVTSRIPAIRKAIDAAGHPALLLVDTISSLGSVDYRHDEWGVDVTVSGSQKGLMLPPGLGFTAISDKAWTAGRSNNLPRSYWDWEEMLKPNANGYFPYTPATNLLYGLREAVAMMLEEGLDNVFARHQRLAAATRAAVEAWGLEVLCQNPDEYSPVLTAVMMPDGKGADAFRALVLEKFDMSLGAGLSKLADKIFRIGHLGETNDLTLMGALSGVEMGLAAAGVPHKSGGVLAAMASLRSGLDG from the coding sequence ATGACGAGCCGCACCGGACGACACTTCCTGCACATTCCGGGACCGAGCCCGGTGCCGGAGCGCGTGCTGCGCGCCATGGATCGGCAGGTGATCGACCATCGCGGGCCGGAATTCGGCGCGCTCGGCCGCGAGGTGCTGGAGGGCTGCCGCACCATCTTCCGCACCAAGGGGCCGGTGGTGATCTATCCAGGCTCCGGCACGGGGGCTTGGGAGGCGACGATCGTCAACACGCTCTCGTCGGGCGACCGAGTGTTGATGTTCGAGACCGGCCACTTCGCCACCCTGTGGCGGCAGATGGCGGCGCGCTGGGGCATCGAGGTCGAGTTCGTGCCCGGCGACTGGCGCCACGGCGTCGACCCGGCCCTGGTCGAGGCCAAGCTCGCCGAGGACCGTGCTCATGCCTTCAAGGCGGTGATGGTGGTCCATAACGAGACCTCCACCGGCGTCACGAGCCGCATTCCGGCGATTCGCAAGGCGATCGACGCCGCCGGGCACCCGGCGCTTCTTCTCGTCGACACCATCTCCTCGCTCGGCTCGGTCGATTACCGCCACGACGAATGGGGCGTCGATGTCACCGTCAGCGGCTCGCAGAAGGGGCTGATGCTGCCGCCGGGCCTCGGCTTCACCGCGATCTCGGACAAGGCGTGGACGGCCGGACGATCCAACAATCTCCCCCGCTCCTACTGGGACTGGGAGGAGATGCTGAAGCCCAACGCCAACGGCTACTTCCCCTACACACCTGCCACCAACCTGCTCTACGGCCTGCGCGAGGCAGTGGCGATGATGCTGGAGGAAGGCCTCGACAACGTCTTCGCCCGCCACCAGCGGCTCGCCGCCGCGACCCGTGCCGCCGTCGAGGCCTGGGGCCTCGAAGTGCTGTGTCAGAACCCGGACGAGTACTCGCCGGTGCTGACCGCGGTGATGATGCCCGACGGCAAGGGCGCGGACGCCTTCCGCGCCCTGGTGCTCGAAAAGTTCGACATGTCGCTCGGCGCAGGGCTATCGAAGCTCGCCGACAAGATCTTCCGCATCGGCCATCTCGGCGAGACCAACGACCTGACCCTGATGGGCGCCCTGTCCGGCGTCGAGATGGGGCTGGCGGCAGCCGGCGTACCGCACAAGAGCGGCGGCGTGCTCGCCGCCATGGCGAGCCTGCGCTCCGGCCTCGACGGCTGA
- a CDS encoding GntR family transcriptional regulator: MTSATTFAAAESEEANGPISLPAGHSPEAAAKLSAKPRENLVHSLHDEVLARLRDFIVEGNLAPGARVPERLLCERFGISRTPLREALKVLASEGLIDLLPNRGARVRRIGEREIVELFDVMGGLEALAGRLACERITDAAYAEIERLHHEMYGHYLRRDLHGYFACNQAIHDRIVEAADNAALSATYASFTGRLRRARYSANLDANRDRWGEAMREHEEILDALRRRAGPELSDILFRHLRNKRKAAADQEAAAPTLGDVVHGESA; the protein is encoded by the coding sequence ATGACTTCCGCCACGACATTCGCCGCAGCCGAGTCGGAGGAGGCGAACGGCCCGATCTCCCTCCCCGCCGGGCACTCGCCCGAGGCCGCGGCCAAGCTTTCCGCCAAGCCTCGGGAAAACCTCGTGCATTCCCTTCACGACGAGGTGCTGGCACGGCTGCGCGATTTCATCGTCGAGGGCAATCTCGCCCCTGGCGCGCGGGTGCCCGAGCGGCTGCTCTGCGAGCGCTTCGGCATCTCGCGCACGCCCTTGCGGGAGGCGCTGAAGGTGCTGGCCTCCGAGGGGCTGATCGACCTGCTGCCGAACCGCGGCGCGCGGGTGCGCCGGATCGGCGAGCGCGAGATCGTCGAGTTGTTCGACGTGATGGGCGGCCTGGAGGCTCTGGCCGGCCGGCTCGCCTGCGAGCGTATCACGGACGCGGCCTATGCCGAGATCGAGCGGCTCCACCACGAGATGTACGGCCACTACCTGCGGCGCGACCTGCACGGCTACTTCGCCTGCAATCAGGCGATCCACGACCGCATCGTGGAGGCCGCCGACAACGCAGCCCTGAGCGCCACCTACGCCAGCTTCACAGGGCGCCTGCGGCGGGCGCGCTACTCGGCCAATCTCGACGCCAACCGCGACCGCTGGGGCGAGGCGATGCGCGAGCATGAGGAGATCCTCGACGCCCTTCGCCGCCGGGCCGGGCCGGAACTCAGCGATATCCTGTTCCGCCATCTGCGCAACAAGCGAAAGGCCGCCGCCGATCAAGAGGCGGCGGCGCCCACGCTCGGCGATGTTGTACACGGCGAAAGCGCCTGA
- the hyi gene encoding hydroxypyruvate isomerase has protein sequence MPRFAANLSLLFAERPLLDRFAEARAAGFAAVEMQFPYAEPKEALAPRLTEAGLPLVLHNLPPGDWAAGERGIAIFPERMSEFREGVARAIDYAGALGCRQVNCLAGLAPPDAERARLRATLTENLAYAADALGKAGIRLLIEPINDRDMPGFFLNRLADAAAVIEAVGSENLFIQADLYHMARMGEDLVDSLTAHRARIAHVQIADAPGRHEPGTGGIDFAAAFAALDRLGYDGFIGCEYLPAANTEAGLGWMAAYR, from the coding sequence ATGCCTCGCTTCGCCGCCAATCTGAGCCTGCTGTTCGCGGAGCGACCCCTGCTCGACCGGTTCGCTGAGGCCCGTGCGGCGGGCTTCGCGGCCGTCGAGATGCAGTTTCCCTATGCCGAGCCGAAGGAGGCTCTGGCCCCGCGCCTGACGGAGGCCGGCCTGCCGCTCGTGCTGCACAACCTGCCCCCCGGCGATTGGGCGGCGGGCGAGCGCGGCATCGCCATCTTCCCTGAGCGGATGTCCGAGTTCCGCGAAGGGGTCGCGCGAGCGATCGATTACGCCGGGGCGCTCGGATGCCGGCAGGTCAACTGCCTCGCCGGCCTCGCGCCGCCGGACGCCGAGCGGGCGCGCCTGCGCGCGACGCTGACCGAGAACCTCGCCTACGCCGCCGATGCCCTGGGCAAGGCCGGCATCCGCCTGCTGATCGAGCCGATCAACGACCGCGACATGCCGGGCTTCTTCTTGAACCGCCTCGCCGATGCGGCTGCGGTGATCGAGGCGGTGGGCTCCGAAAACCTCTTCATTCAGGCGGACCTCTACCACATGGCGCGGATGGGCGAGGATCTGGTGGACAGTCTCACCGCCCACCGCGCCCGCATTGCCCACGTCCAGATCGCCGACGCCCCCGGCCGCCACGAGCCGGGCACCGGCGGCATCGACTTTGCCGCCGCCTTCGCGGCCCTCGACCGGCTCGGCTACGACGGCTTCATCGGCTGCGAATACCTGCCTGCCGCCAACACCGAGGCGGGCCTCGGCTGGATGGCGGCTTACCGCTGA
- a CDS encoding SDR family oxidoreductase, with amino-acid sequence MTDPLTKYPRPPFDTQPQSFPGKTPKMTPEPDHGEESYKGSGKLTGKAALVTGGDSGIGRAVAIAYAREGADVAISYLPDEQKDAETVGAWIERAGRRALLLPGDIKDASYARDIVERTAQEFGRLDILVNNAAFQQPNQGVADIDDEVFEKHFRTNIFGPFYATKAALAHLKPGASVIFTSSVNSKHPVPTLFAYSATKGALSNMVLGLAQLLAEKGIRVNGVLPGPIWTPFIPAGMSEDAVKTFGSQVPFNRPGQPAELASAYVMLAAEESSYTSGALITVAGGMPIF; translated from the coding sequence ATGACCGATCCGCTGACCAAGTACCCGCGCCCGCCCTTCGACACGCAACCGCAGAGCTTCCCCGGCAAGACGCCCAAGATGACCCCCGAGCCGGACCACGGCGAGGAGAGCTACAAGGGTTCGGGCAAGCTCACCGGCAAGGCGGCCCTAGTGACGGGCGGTGACAGCGGCATCGGCCGGGCGGTGGCCATCGCCTATGCCCGCGAGGGCGCCGACGTGGCGATCTCCTACCTGCCCGACGAGCAGAAGGACGCGGAGACCGTCGGCGCGTGGATCGAGCGGGCGGGCCGCCGCGCCCTGCTGCTTCCCGGCGACATCAAGGACGCTTCTTACGCCCGCGACATCGTCGAGCGCACGGCACAAGAATTCGGCCGGCTCGACATTCTGGTGAACAACGCCGCCTTCCAGCAGCCGAACCAAGGTGTTGCCGACATCGACGACGAAGTGTTCGAAAAACACTTCCGGACCAACATCTTCGGCCCGTTCTACGCCACCAAGGCGGCGCTGGCGCATCTCAAGCCCGGTGCCTCGGTGATCTTCACCTCCTCGGTCAATTCCAAGCACCCGGTGCCGACGCTCTTCGCCTACAGCGCCACCAAGGGCGCGCTCAGCAACATGGTGCTCGGCCTCGCGCAGCTTCTCGCGGAAAAGGGCATCCGCGTGAACGGCGTGCTACCCGGCCCGATCTGGACCCCGTTCATCCCCGCCGGGATGAGTGAGGATGCGGTGAAGACCTTCGGCAGCCAAGTGCCGTTCAACCGCCCCGGCCAGCCGGCGGAACTCGCCTCGGCCTATGTCATGCTCGCAGCGGAAGAGAGCAGCTACACCTCCGGCGCGCTCATCACCGTCGCGGGCGGCATGCCGATCTTCTGA
- a CDS encoding FAD-binding and (Fe-S)-binding domain-containing protein, protein MSAGAKPDEAASGAPAPSARALARNAAGLPRKLAEVLQGEARFDAFTRGRYATDASIYQIMPAGVVFPKSAADIAATLKVAAQFDLPVIMRGGGTSQNGQPIGTGLVVDCSRHFNGVLAYDAEGGTVTVEPGHVLERLNARLKADGWFFPVEPSTATRCTIGGMAGNNSCGARSLRYGKMSDNVLALEALFHDGAAFGFGLTGNATSAVTGGARADDLARRMLALADAHRDEIEKMYPRVQRRVGGYNLDSLIEPRPNLAHLLVGSEGTLAATTSVTLKLSRLPAHRAMGVCHFPSFRAAMETTQHIVALDPVAVELVDNNVLVLGADIPLFRTTLADITRGQPNCLLLAEFAGDDLAALKRDLKRLDQCMADHGFPDAVVEVVEPNRQKAVWEVREACLNIMMSMKGDAKPVSFIEDCAVPLDHLADYTDAVTEVFTRHGTRGTWYAHASVGCLHVRPILDMKQGGDVRKMRAIAEETAELVRRHKGSYSGEHGDGISRSEFVEPLFGAKLTRAFETVKDGFDPDNRLNPNKIVRPLKMDDRTLMRFGPDYAVSAPRETALDWSDWGGFGPAVEMCNNNGTCRKLAGGAMCPSYRATRDEQHLTRGRANSLRLAISGQLGPDAFLSPEMKRTMDLCVSCKACRRECPTGVDMAKMKVEFLHHYHARHGLPLKERLVAEMPRYAGVAAALAPLLNLRNRYPALARFGESWAGFSARRSLPEWRRPWRESGEVAHPEDVAGDHRDLVLFGDTFNRAFERENLEAAERVLTAAGYRLHRVVAHKGRRPLCCGRTYLASGQTDRARAEARRTLDTLLPFVRAGARVIGLEPSCLLTFRDEFLSLLPREEASELAGKAFLFEELLAADLAAGRITLPLADQGGRVAHLHGHCHQKSFGAMGAVETVLRAVPGLDVRVIESSCCGMAGAFGYGRDTIDASFAMAELSLFPALRNASADDLVVADGTSCRHQIHDGLGRDAIHVARVLDAALVPAG, encoded by the coding sequence TTGAGCGCAGGTGCGAAGCCAGACGAGGCAGCCTCCGGCGCACCGGCCCCGAGCGCGCGAGCGCTGGCCCGCAACGCGGCCGGGCTGCCGCGCAAGCTCGCGGAGGTTTTGCAGGGCGAGGCTCGCTTCGACGCCTTCACCCGCGGACGCTACGCCACCGACGCCTCGATCTACCAGATCATGCCGGCCGGCGTCGTCTTCCCCAAGAGCGCCGCCGACATTGCCGCGACCCTGAAAGTGGCGGCTCAGTTCGACCTGCCCGTTATCATGCGCGGCGGCGGCACCTCCCAGAACGGCCAGCCGATCGGCACCGGCCTCGTGGTCGATTGCTCGCGCCACTTCAACGGCGTGCTGGCCTACGACGCGGAAGGCGGCACGGTCACGGTCGAGCCCGGCCACGTGCTGGAGCGCCTCAACGCCCGGCTGAAGGCGGACGGCTGGTTCTTCCCCGTCGAGCCCTCGACCGCGACCCGCTGCACCATCGGCGGCATGGCCGGCAACAATTCCTGCGGCGCCCGCTCGCTGCGCTACGGCAAGATGAGCGACAACGTGCTGGCCCTGGAGGCGCTGTTCCACGACGGCGCCGCCTTCGGCTTCGGGCTCACCGGAAACGCGACGAGCGCGGTCACCGGCGGCGCCCGTGCCGACGATCTGGCGCGCCGGATGCTCGCCCTCGCCGACGCGCACCGCGACGAGATCGAGAAGATGTACCCGCGAGTGCAGCGGCGGGTCGGCGGCTACAATCTCGATTCCCTGATCGAGCCGCGCCCGAACCTCGCCCATCTCCTCGTCGGCTCGGAGGGGACGCTCGCCGCCACCACCTCGGTCACGCTCAAGCTCTCGCGCCTGCCGGCCCATCGCGCCATGGGCGTGTGCCACTTCCCCTCGTTCCGCGCGGCGATGGAGACGACGCAGCACATCGTCGCCCTCGATCCCGTGGCGGTCGAGCTCGTGGACAACAACGTGCTCGTGCTCGGCGCCGACATCCCGCTGTTCCGCACCACGCTCGCCGACATCACCCGGGGGCAGCCGAACTGCCTGCTGCTCGCCGAATTCGCCGGCGACGACCTCGCTGCCCTGAAGCGCGACTTGAAGCGGCTCGACCAGTGCATGGCCGATCACGGCTTTCCCGACGCCGTGGTCGAGGTGGTGGAGCCGAACCGCCAGAAGGCGGTGTGGGAGGTGCGCGAGGCCTGCCTCAACATCATGATGTCGATGAAGGGAGACGCGAAGCCCGTCTCCTTCATCGAGGATTGCGCCGTCCCCCTCGATCATCTGGCCGACTACACCGACGCCGTCACCGAGGTGTTCACGCGGCACGGCACCCGCGGCACGTGGTACGCCCACGCCTCCGTCGGCTGCCTGCACGTGCGCCCGATCCTCGACATGAAGCAGGGCGGCGATGTCCGGAAGATGCGCGCCATCGCCGAAGAGACCGCGGAGCTGGTGCGCCGCCACAAGGGCTCCTATTCGGGCGAGCACGGCGACGGCATCTCGCGCTCCGAGTTCGTCGAGCCGCTGTTCGGCGCCAAGCTCACCCGCGCTTTCGAGACGGTGAAGGACGGGTTCGACCCGGACAACCGCCTGAACCCGAACAAGATCGTCCGCCCGCTGAAGATGGACGACCGCACCCTGATGCGCTTCGGCCCCGACTATGCCGTGAGCGCCCCGCGAGAGACAGCGCTGGACTGGTCGGATTGGGGTGGGTTCGGCCCGGCGGTCGAAATGTGCAACAACAACGGCACCTGCCGGAAGCTCGCCGGGGGCGCGATGTGCCCCTCCTATCGCGCCACCCGCGACGAGCAGCACCTCACCCGCGGCCGCGCCAACTCGCTGCGTCTCGCGATCTCAGGGCAGCTCGGGCCGGATGCCTTCCTCAGCCCTGAGATGAAGCGCACGATGGATCTGTGCGTCTCGTGCAAGGCCTGCCGCCGGGAATGCCCGACTGGCGTCGACATGGCCAAGATGAAGGTCGAGTTCCTGCACCATTACCACGCCCGGCACGGCCTGCCGCTGAAGGAGCGGCTGGTGGCCGAGATGCCGCGCTATGCCGGCGTGGCGGCCGCGCTCGCGCCGCTCTTGAACCTGCGCAACCGCTATCCGGCGCTGGCCCGCTTCGGTGAGAGCTGGGCCGGTTTCTCGGCTCGCCGCTCGCTGCCCGAATGGCGCCGGCCCTGGCGGGAATCCGGCGAGGTCGCCCACCCCGAAGACGTGGCGGGCGACCATCGCGACCTCGTCCTGTTCGGCGACACCTTCAACCGCGCTTTCGAGCGCGAGAATCTTGAGGCCGCCGAACGGGTTTTGACGGCCGCCGGCTACCGCCTGCACCGCGTGGTCGCACACAAAGGGCGCCGCCCGCTCTGCTGCGGCCGCACCTACCTCGCCTCCGGCCAGACCGACCGGGCGCGCGCGGAGGCGCGCCGCACGCTCGACACGCTCCTGCCCTTCGTGCGGGCCGGCGCCCGCGTCATCGGCCTGGAGCCCTCCTGCCTCCTGACCTTCCGCGACGAGTTCCTGTCGCTGCTGCCGCGGGAGGAGGCCAGCGAACTGGCAGGCAAAGCCTTCCTGTTCGAGGAGCTTCTGGCCGCCGACCTCGCCGCCGGCCGCATCACGCTCCCGCTCGCCGACCAGGGCGGCCGGGTCGCCCACCTGCACGGACACTGCCACCAGAAGTCTTTCGGGGCGATGGGTGCGGTGGAGACGGTGTTGCGCGCGGTGCCGGGGCTCGATGTCCGCGTCATCGAATCGAGCTGCTGCGGCATGGCCGGCGCGTTCGGCTATGGGCGGGACACGATCGACGCCTCCTTCGCCATGGCCGAGCTGTCGCTGTTCCCGGCGCTGCGCAACGCGTCAGCCGACGACCTCGTGGTCGCCGACGGCACCAGCTGCCGCCACCAGATCCACGATGGCCTCGGCCGCGACGCGATCCACGTCGCCCGCGTGCTCGACGCGGCCCTCGTGCCGGCGGGCTGA
- a CDS encoding polyhydroxyalkanoate depolymerase: MLYPLYEAGHLMLAPMRLAAEATRLACENPFNPLAYAPQSRTVAAGCEMFERATRVYAKPAFGLGVPERIVWERPFCRVIAFGEPSAELDAKPKLLIVAPLSGHYATLLRGTVEAFLDSHQVFITDWADARQVPASAGRFGLDDYIDTCIALFAALGPDLHVAAVCQPSVPVLAAIARMEAEDHPLVPRTAVLMGGPVDTRRSPTAVNALAQEKGFAWFERHCIHTVPPGYPGLGRAVYPGFLQLAGFMGMNLERHRDAHHAMFDHLVRGDGDSAARHRAFYDEYLAVMDLTAEFYLETIERVFISHDLPRGTLRHHGEPVDLGAIRRCHLMAVEGEKDDITGLGQTKAALDLAVNLPEAAKTYHMQPGAGHYGIFNGSRFRQDIVPLVRGFMERSLRPAAMRPAPVVPAPEPHPILLRQDPIKRPPEAAPADPIVWPDAALERAERPGRGDAIPQRIAL; the protein is encoded by the coding sequence ATGCTGTACCCTCTTTACGAGGCTGGCCATCTCATGCTCGCACCGATGCGCCTGGCGGCGGAAGCCACGCGGTTGGCCTGCGAGAATCCCTTCAATCCCCTCGCTTATGCCCCCCAGAGCCGCACCGTCGCTGCCGGCTGCGAGATGTTCGAGCGCGCCACCCGCGTCTACGCCAAGCCCGCCTTCGGGCTCGGCGTGCCGGAGCGGATCGTCTGGGAGCGTCCGTTCTGCCGCGTCATCGCCTTCGGCGAGCCGTCCGCCGAACTCGACGCCAAGCCGAAGCTCCTGATCGTCGCGCCGCTGTCGGGCCATTACGCCACGCTGCTGCGCGGCACCGTCGAGGCCTTCCTCGACAGCCATCAGGTCTTCATCACGGATTGGGCCGATGCCCGTCAGGTGCCCGCGAGCGCCGGCCGGTTCGGTCTCGACGACTACATCGATACCTGCATCGCCCTGTTCGCGGCGCTCGGGCCGGATCTCCACGTCGCGGCCGTGTGTCAGCCCTCCGTGCCGGTGCTCGCCGCCATCGCCCGGATGGAGGCGGAGGATCACCCGCTCGTGCCGCGTACGGCCGTGCTGATGGGCGGGCCCGTCGATACCCGCCGCTCGCCCACCGCCGTCAACGCCCTGGCCCAGGAGAAGGGGTTTGCCTGGTTCGAGCGGCACTGCATCCACACCGTGCCGCCGGGCTATCCCGGCCTGGGCCGCGCCGTCTATCCGGGCTTCCTGCAGCTTGCCGGCTTCATGGGGATGAACCTCGAACGTCACCGGGACGCCCACCACGCGATGTTCGACCATCTCGTGCGCGGCGATGGCGATTCCGCCGCCCGCCACCGGGCCTTCTACGACGAGTATCTGGCGGTGATGGATCTGACCGCCGAGTTCTACCTCGAGACGATCGAGCGGGTCTTCATCAGCCACGACCTGCCCCGCGGCACCCTGCGCCATCACGGCGAGCCGGTCGATCTCGGCGCGATCCGTCGCTGCCACCTGATGGCGGTGGAGGGCGAGAAGGACGACATCACCGGGCTTGGCCAGACAAAGGCCGCGCTCGATCTCGCGGTGAACCTGCCCGAGGCGGCCAAGACCTACCACATGCAGCCGGGCGCCGGGCATTACGGCATCTTCAACGGTTCACGCTTCCGCCAGGACATCGTGCCGCTGGTGCGGGGCTTCATGGAGCGCAGCCTGCGGCCTGCCGCCATGCGGCCGGCCCCCGTGGTGCCGGCGCCGGAGCCGCACCCGATCCTGCTGCGCCAGGATCCGATCAAGCGGCCGCCGGAGGCCGCGCCCGCCGATCCGATCGTGTGGCCGGACGCCGCCCTCGAACGGGCGGAGCGGCCCGGCCGGGGCGACGCCATCCCGCAGCGGATCGCCCTGTAA
- a CDS encoding NAD-dependent succinate-semialdehyde dehydrogenase, producing MDLDVSLHIAGRWRSGSGGETLSILNPATGESIGRVAVASQADLDEALEAVARGFAAWRRVSAFDRSKVLRRAAALMRERAEGIARTMTLEQGKPLAEARAETAVAADIIEWFAEEGRRAYGRVIPARAEGVLQIVTREPVGPVAAFTPWNFPINQAVRKLSAALCTGCPVILKGPEDTPASCAELVRAFLDAGVPGDALALVYGDPAEISGTLIPHPAIHKITFTGSTTVGKQLAALAGQHMKRATMELGGHAPAIVFDDADIDTAVRVLSANKYRNAGQVCVAPTRFLVQERVYDRFIDGFVAASKALKVGDGLDPDTQMGPLVHGRRVEAMEAFVADAEAKGARLLTGGSRIGNRGHFFEPTVFADVPLDARIMNEEPFGPIAAIRRFSGDEEAFAEANRLPYGLAAYAYTRSAARANRAGERIEAGMISINHHGIALPETPFGGIKDSGYGSEGGSEAIEAYLVTKFVTQANA from the coding sequence ATGGACCTCGACGTTTCGCTTCATATCGCCGGCCGGTGGCGCTCCGGAAGCGGCGGCGAGACCCTGTCGATCCTCAATCCGGCCACCGGCGAGTCGATCGGCCGGGTCGCGGTCGCCAGCCAAGCCGATCTCGACGAGGCGCTGGAGGCGGTCGCGCGCGGCTTCGCCGCTTGGCGGCGGGTCTCCGCCTTCGACCGGTCCAAGGTTCTGCGCCGGGCCGCCGCCCTGATGCGCGAGCGTGCGGAGGGGATCGCCCGCACCATGACGCTCGAGCAGGGTAAGCCGCTCGCCGAGGCGCGCGCCGAGACGGCGGTCGCCGCCGACATCATCGAGTGGTTCGCCGAAGAGGGGCGGCGCGCCTACGGCCGGGTCATCCCCGCCCGCGCAGAAGGCGTGCTCCAGATCGTCACCCGCGAACCCGTCGGGCCGGTGGCGGCCTTCACACCGTGGAACTTCCCGATCAACCAGGCCGTGCGAAAGCTCTCGGCGGCGCTCTGCACCGGCTGCCCGGTCATCCTCAAGGGCCCCGAGGACACCCCCGCCTCCTGCGCCGAACTGGTGCGTGCCTTCCTCGACGCGGGCGTGCCCGGCGACGCGCTCGCCCTCGTCTACGGCGATCCGGCCGAAATTTCCGGCACCCTCATCCCGCATCCAGCGATCCACAAGATCACCTTCACCGGCTCGACCACGGTCGGCAAGCAACTCGCGGCTTTGGCCGGCCAGCACATGAAGCGGGCGACGATGGAGCTCGGCGGCCACGCCCCGGCGATCGTGTTCGACGACGCCGATATCGATACCGCCGTGCGGGTGCTGTCCGCCAACAAGTACCGCAATGCGGGCCAGGTCTGCGTCGCCCCGACCCGCTTCCTCGTGCAGGAGCGGGTGTACGACCGCTTCATCGACGGATTCGTCGCGGCCTCGAAAGCGCTCAAGGTCGGCGATGGACTCGACCCCGACACGCAGATGGGTCCTCTCGTCCACGGCCGCCGGGTCGAGGCGATGGAGGCCTTCGTGGCCGATGCCGAGGCCAAGGGCGCGCGGCTTCTCACCGGCGGCAGCCGCATCGGCAATCGCGGCCACTTCTTCGAGCCCACCGTCTTCGCCGACGTGCCGCTTGACGCCCGGATCATGAATGAGGAGCCGTTCGGGCCGATCGCGGCGATCCGGCGCTTCTCGGGGGACGAGGAGGCCTTCGCTGAAGCCAACCGCCTGCCTTACGGGCTCGCGGCCTATGCCTATACCCGCTCGGCTGCCCGGGCGAACCGAGCGGGCGAGAGGATCGAAGCCGGCATGATCTCGATCAACCATCACGGCATCGCGCTCCCCGAGACGCCGTTCGGCGGCATCAAGGATTCTGGCTACGGCAGCGAGGGCGGCTCGGAAGCGATCGAGGCCTATCTCGTGACGAAGTTCGTGACGCAGGCCAACGCCTGA